From one Gracilibacillus salinarum genomic stretch:
- the glgD gene encoding glucose-1-phosphate adenylyltransferase subunit GlgD: MKTMIGLINLEHEYDFLNELTYFRCGAATPFAGRYRLIDFTLSNMTKSYMNEIAIFAKHKYRSLIDHLGSGADWDLNKRHGGLFILPPQWHDPHDVSKGDLRHFRNNWDFFERCKSEYVLISGSQFISNMHYNHLFEQHLGSGADVTILTSQYDLKPEHTSCLKVEADDQGNVTAFTNDTKNNHVYTGVYLLRKSLLYSLMEECIANNKSNFFLDGIQNNLDRLKIQVYNYQGYSMIVNSIDSYYRQNLSLLDSDNYQQLFPNGERVYTKIGNQPPTKYNSSAKIAKSLIATGGIINGEVENSILFRGVKVGKGAKIKNSIILQHCKIEDGAHIENVILDKDVTVTEDQLLKGAKEQPFIIAKRSTV, translated from the coding sequence ATGAAGACCATGATCGGCCTAATAAATTTAGAACATGAATATGATTTTTTGAACGAGCTGACCTATTTTCGTTGTGGAGCTGCCACTCCCTTCGCCGGTCGTTATCGTCTGATTGATTTCACTTTATCCAACATGACTAAATCATACATGAACGAGATTGCTATTTTCGCTAAACATAAATACCGTTCCTTGATTGATCATCTAGGTTCAGGAGCAGACTGGGATCTGAATAAACGACATGGCGGTTTATTTATTTTACCTCCACAGTGGCATGACCCACACGATGTTTCCAAAGGAGATCTGCGCCATTTCCGTAATAATTGGGATTTCTTTGAACGATGCAAATCGGAATATGTACTAATCAGTGGCAGTCAGTTCATATCTAACATGCACTATAATCATTTATTCGAACAGCACCTTGGATCAGGAGCTGACGTCACTATTCTCACCAGTCAGTACGATTTAAAGCCTGAGCATACTAGTTGTTTAAAAGTAGAAGCTGATGACCAAGGTAATGTCACAGCCTTTACTAATGATACCAAAAATAACCATGTGTATACCGGGGTCTATTTATTAAGAAAATCCCTGCTCTATTCCTTGATGGAAGAATGCATCGCCAATAACAAGAGTAATTTTTTCCTGGATGGCATTCAGAATAACCTTGACCGATTAAAGATTCAAGTCTATAACTATCAAGGCTATAGCATGATCGTCAATTCTATTGATAGCTACTATCGCCAAAATCTTTCCTTATTAGATTCAGATAATTATCAGCAATTATTTCCAAACGGTGAAAGAGTCTACACCAAAATTGGTAATCAACCACCAACTAAATATAACAGCTCAGCCAAAATAGCGAAATCACTTATTGCCACAGGAGGGATTATTAATGGCGAAGTAGAAAACAGCATTCTCTTCCGTGGAGTAAAAGTAGGCAAAGGAGCAAAAATAAAAAATTCGATTATTTTACAGCATTGCAAGATTGAGGATGGTGCGCATATAGAAAATGTGATTCTGGATAAAGATGTGACTGTCACCGAAGACCAGCTGTTAAAAGGGGCAAAGGAACAACCATTTATCATCGCAAAGCGAAGTACGGTTTAA